CTGCAGGTTGGATGTCGACTCCATCTATGGTGATGCCTGTGCAAGCTGTAGTTTGGCTGCAGTTGAGGCTGATGGCCATGTCGCTGCTGGACGTGCCGGTCGCCCGAATGTAGTGCACATCGCTGACTTGAACGGCCGATGTCTTCACCACCATGCAAGCAAAGCACAAAAAGCAGAAGAGAAGAGGCACAAAAGAATGCTTTTAGTAGCTTCAGAAATAGCAGTTTAAGCTGCTGCAGACATCTGCAGATTAACAACTATTCTTGTAATCGAAGTGTTAAAACAAGTTTATGAGCACTTGCCATGTTGGGACAATCGTAGTCACCATTACAGTAGTACTGATCTATTATTATGGGATGATACACAGCAGTGAAGTTGATATTCTCAAAAGTTATGTTTCTTGCATAGCCAGACCCTCCCTGATAAGAACAAAACTTAATGTGATCATAATTTTCTATCTTGTTCCTAGATGGAGAATGGTCAACCTATCAGGAGTTTACCTGCCATGTCTTGATCCTGACACCATTCTGTGTCTCCCAGAAATTGCAAGTGGAAACATGAACTTGCTCCACTGCTGCTTGGGTTTCCTCCTCACCTAAGCTTCCAATGCTGTTTTGAGCAGGTTGACATAAGAAGCAAGTCTCCTTTATTGCACATAATAATATGGTTTATATCTTCATGGAATTTGCCACTTCTCTTGGTCTGTGTTTTCTTAATAGCTGAAGTATGGAGAAGTCATACACACAAACCTGATGCCATGGCCAGGGCCACAGGTGATCTGAGTGATATTGACATCAGAGGTGCCATTTCCAATGGATATGCAGTCATCTCCTGCAAGCAGGTGGAGAACAACATGGTAAGCCAGGAAACCTGAAGCCTTTGATACATCTCCACCAGTTGTCTCGAGTTCATGGTCATTGTTACCTGTGCCAATAGTTGAATTTGATACTGTGACATGTTGGCAACTTCTAATGTAGATGCCATCTGTGTTGGGGCTGTCTCCAGGAGCTGTTATGTTGATCCCATGCACTTGCACCCCAACAATCCCATATATACCAATGTGCTTCTGTTGGCTGTTTGTGAAGTCTAATCCACTCAATGTGAAGTTACTGCCACCGGAGATGGACAGTGCCTGAATCCAACATCCCAGCTCAGTGACAAATGAAATAGCTCCATGTCAATCAAATAACGGTGGTACTTACATTAGGTGCAGTGATGCAATTCTGCAACAAAAACAAACAATGATTGGTGATCATTCTTGTAAGGATATTTCATAGAACAAAGTGGGGAAGAAGATGCCTTACAGCACTTCTTTTGCAGTTCCACCAGATTTCACCTTGACCATCTATTTTTCCTGATCCATTAATTGATAACCCATCCACATGCTCAAAGTTGATCCAGTAGTTCCCCTCAGTATCCAAAAGATTATTAAGGGCCACAATAGTTCCATCAATCTATGTTGCAAAGCATATATAACTCAGTAAAAAGGTTACAGAAAGATCACTTGGAAGAAGTGATACAGAAAGCAGGCTGTGTAAGAAGAACCACAGATTGAGAGCTAAAACGGAAGGCAGCATGACTCACTAAGAACAACTACAAAATGGTAGATGACAGAGAAGGCAGCTTCACTCACTAGGAACATGAACATATGGTACCTGGACAAGGATGGGAGAGTTGCAAGGGCCAGAGAAGGACACTTTGCTGAGCAAGAATGTCATCCCTGCAGGGACAAGGAAGGTTGGAGTGCTGAGATCGCCACACACTGCACTCCATGTCTGCTTAAACGCCTGCAAAAGGAAGTATGTGATCATAATATCAAAACCATAAAATAACATGTGATAGACTTATGTATATAAaatcacataaataaataaaaaataaagcaatTAAAGTATGTATAACAATTAATATCTCAAGCATTTATAAGCAAGTATGAGCACCAAAGAGATTAACAggcaaacaaaaataataatatctctACTTTACTAACACATACAACAGTTGTATACTTCACACCTTAATGCATACGGTTAGTagcattaagatgtgtttatgagGCAATAAATTACAGGCTAAAGTGTAATGCTTCTATTATAACTAGTTAGATATTAAAACTTTGATGGTAAATTATCCTTCTTTGTTGTTTGAGAACAACAAGTATTATTTCTACGATGATGAATGGATCTTAAGTAATTATGGACCTCTTATATTGTTATCTCATCTCACTTTCAAGCATCCACAGACACAGAAAGACAGTCATCTATCTCCTTTCTGCATGCATGCGTATGTGCGCATTCTAACGCATACATATGCACAAAgatgcacgagagagagagaggatcttaTACTTCGAGATCGTCCGTGATGCCATCTCCCATGGCGCCGTGATCAACCACGCTGAAGACGGTAGCAAGTCCTCCAACAGCAGAAGAAACAAGGATCAAGAAGACAAGACAACCCCCGTATTCCTGCATGCATGAGATACAAACGCACACATTAACTACACTGCCAAGTGACACGAAGGCAAAAGAGACGATCCGTTTGCCTACCATTCTTCTGTCTCTCCAAAGCATGTATGTATggtagcataaaatctgtaatcatattATCTGTATGCGAAAAAAAATTTatgtcaagattgaaatcaaataaattagatctaATAATATTACAAAGAATAaactttatctgatctacaagcgctATATCAATCTGCAAGATCTTCAAGGAGAATTAGATCATTCTCTTCTCTTCCTATATTTTCGTAGGACCACttagaggtcctatctatttataagtgAGAGCAAAGGGTCTAGAATAAGTTATTAGATCCTCCCATcaaagttatctcctaaggaacccTACTTTAATAtccacttcttttctattggccaataaccataatcagaatataatcatatctataatatatcttatctaattaaataggatcacataatctaacattctcccacttgagcCAATAATTTGTAAGATACAAaaggatttaaaataaaaaataaatacataaaatttatttaaaaataatttgactcaattggattctaaaattttagaaaaactatatacacacgtgaattttagaaaataggccaataagtccaataataataataataataataataataataataataataataataataataatagtaataatagtaataataataataataataataataataataataataatacattaagtctgattaacaatatgagtcatagcggttgtatgccatcagtgtcacacttccttTTATGTACCATAATACTGTTAGCCTTTCttaatgcagtccaaaatgatccctataatttgtcttatcaagacaatccttgttgaatctcagattttgatgatgaaactaattgattgtgtttagatgtttaactgcattttgagtgatgcaggtctactcgatcaggattagatagttgacgcaggaggaattgacgttgcgccggaggagatcacgtcaggatattggacggtagaaggcttcggacgtcgggcatcgggccaaggagagtggaattgtgccaaggatatcggggttgtggaggtcaactgccgattgggcaacaagccgcaagagaggacgatgcactgaagaatcggacgaagcaccaaccaatgacgtatcgggcaacagaatgttaattcgcgttgtaataattgtctagatcggagtagagttttggtttgtgtatgtaggattaactacgataacgacgaagacataaagcgaaacaaagtgtcggagtcaagcgcgaatgattcattgcaagttcgagagttcgacggaagttcgaaggttcgtcgggaatgctgtcggaactagccgagaatgagtagggagcttgccgaagggtttttcagaagctcgcctgaaggttcgttggaagttcgcagagctcatcgagaaaggtcggagcttgccgaagaagctcgttggaactcgccaagatcaaattgtgaagtctaggagcttgctgagagtctgtAGAAtgtttttcgagagtttatcggaagatcgccgaaa
Above is a genomic segment from Musa acuminata AAA Group cultivar baxijiao chromosome BXJ3-4, Cavendish_Baxijiao_AAA, whole genome shotgun sequence containing:
- the LOC103981694 gene encoding polygalacturonase ADPG1-like, with the translated sequence MQEYGGCLVFLILVSSAVGGLATVFSVVDHGAMGDGITDDLEAFKQTWSAVCGDLSTPTFLVPAGMTFLLSKVSFSGPCNSPILVQIDGTIVALNNLLDTEGNYWINFEHVDGLSINGSGKIDGQGEIWWNCKRSANCITAPNALSISGGSNFTLSGLDFTNSQQKHIGIYGIVGVQVHGINITAPGDSPNTDGIYIRSCQHVTVSNSTIGTGDDCISIGNGTSDVNITQITCGPGHGISIGSLGEEETQAAVEQVHVSTCNFWETQNGVRIKTWQGGSGYARNITFENINFTAVYHPIIIDQYYCNGDYDCPNMTSAVQVSDVHYIRATGTSSSDMAISLNCSQTTACTGITIDGVDIQPADASVKAASFCYNAQLTTTNDGVVPEISC